One region of Triticum aestivum cultivar Chinese Spring chromosome 6B, IWGSC CS RefSeq v2.1, whole genome shotgun sequence genomic DNA includes:
- the LOC123139877 gene encoding 50S ribosomal protein L13 — MWRSRARALLLPRSSAPSSAPPQQNPLRSLARAPPPPPRLLSRFLSSSSSSQKAPPAASPPSSSSPGAAPGSAAPPAYTGNLKKALAGLRRIDLEGLRWRVFDAKGQVLGRLASQIAVVLQGKDKPTYAPHVEAGDMCIVLNAKDICVTGRKMTDKIYYWHTGYIGHLKERKLKDQMAKDPTEVIRKAVMRMLPRNKLRDDRDRKLRIFAEGEHPFHDRPLEPFVMPPRQVREMRPRARRAMIRAQKKDQDREAKKAEGEAAKNGKAAVAA, encoded by the exons atgtggCGTTCGCGAGCTCGCGCTCTCCTCCTGCCCCGCTCGTCCGCCCCCAGTTCGGCACCGCCGCAGCAAAATCCACTCCGGAGCTTGGCCCGAGCCCCGCCCCCGCCGCCACGCCTTCTCTCCcgcttcctctcctcctcctcctcctcccagaaggccccgccggccgcctcccctccctcctcctcctcgcccggcGCCGCGCCCGGATCCGCTGCACCGCCGGCCTACACCGGAAACCTGAAG AAAGCACTTGCAGGGTTGAGGAGAATTGATTTAGAAGGGTTACGGTGGCGTGTTTTTGATGCAAAGGGCCAG GTACTTGGAAGGTTGGCATCCCAAATAGCTGTTGTGCTTCAAGGCAAGGACAAGCCAACCTATGCACCTCATGTGGAAGCTGGAGACATGTGCATTGTTCTTAATGCAAAAGATATCTGTGTCACAGGAAGAAAAATGACTGACAAAATCTACTACTGGCATACAGG GTATATTGGCCATCTGAAGGAAAGAAAGCTCAAGGACCAGATGGCAAAAGACCCAACTGAAGTGATCCGTAAAGCTGTCATGCGCATGCTTCCCCGCAACAAATTGCGTGAT GATAGGGATCGCAAGCTGAGGATATTTGCTGAAGGCGAGCATCCATTTCACGACCGGCCTCTCGAGCCTTTCGTCATGCCGCCACGGCAAGTGCGTGAGATGCGCCCCCGGGCAAGACGTGCAATGATAAGGGCACAGAAGAAGGATCAGGACAGGGAAGCCAAGAAGGCCGAGGGGGAAGCAGCTAAGAACGGCAAAGCTGCGGTCGCTGCATAA